A genomic stretch from Sphingobacterium sp. ML3W includes:
- a CDS encoding aldehyde dehydrogenase family protein gives MKIINQHYVDGQFRPSTGTEKMDIINPSDESLIGHVVLGNKQDMEAAIVAASAALPSFSQTSRAQRMDYLQQLHDALMECLDDLQEVTTTEYGATVQRSRWSNQYAAETFLYFKEILKDFSFERRIGQSAVTMVPIGVTGIMTAWNANSGSICVKLAAAIAAGCTVVIKPSEMSAIQSQVLAECFDRAGLPAGVINMVHGRGDILGTVLSTHPAVAKILFTGSTVVGKIIARNAVDTMKRVTLELSGKSPNIILDDADLKTAIPMAVNAAFMNSGQACIAGTRLLVPEAVLPEVKAVLLRTMATQKVGDPRDEQTVIGPMASQKQFDRIQHFIRRGIDEGAELLVGGLGKPDGLQNGFYVKPTIFTGVSNEMAIAQEEIFGPVLSVITYKTEEEAVAIANDTIYGLHAYVSSSDMARAQRVAAQINAGRVAINTIYHDALAPFGGFKQSGLGREGGLYGLEEQLEPKVIIS, from the coding sequence ATGAAAATAATCAACCAGCATTACGTCGATGGTCAATTTCGGCCTTCGACAGGCACCGAGAAGATGGATATCATTAATCCTTCGGATGAAAGCCTCATCGGCCATGTCGTATTGGGCAATAAGCAGGATATGGAGGCTGCAATAGTTGCTGCATCAGCAGCTTTACCTTCTTTTTCACAAACAAGCAGAGCACAGCGCATGGATTACCTACAGCAATTACATGATGCCCTGATGGAGTGCCTCGACGATCTACAAGAAGTAACCACTACAGAGTATGGTGCAACGGTACAACGGTCCCGCTGGTCAAACCAGTATGCCGCAGAGACTTTCCTCTACTTCAAGGAAATCCTTAAGGATTTTTCTTTCGAACGCCGCATAGGTCAGTCAGCAGTCACTATGGTGCCTATTGGCGTAACGGGGATCATGACGGCCTGGAATGCCAATTCGGGTTCCATATGTGTAAAACTCGCGGCGGCAATTGCTGCTGGCTGTACCGTAGTAATCAAACCCAGTGAAATGAGTGCGATTCAATCGCAGGTTCTGGCAGAATGCTTCGACCGGGCAGGACTTCCAGCCGGCGTAATCAATATGGTGCATGGACGCGGAGATATTTTGGGAACGGTATTGTCTACCCACCCTGCTGTGGCCAAAATTCTGTTCACAGGTTCTACAGTGGTTGGGAAGATCATTGCCCGTAATGCAGTGGACACGATGAAGCGCGTCACGCTGGAACTAAGCGGTAAATCACCCAATATCATTCTTGATGATGCAGATCTCAAAACTGCAATACCAATGGCGGTAAATGCGGCCTTCATGAATAGTGGTCAGGCCTGTATTGCTGGCACACGACTGCTGGTGCCGGAAGCTGTCCTGCCAGAGGTTAAAGCTGTCTTGCTGAGAACCATGGCTACACAAAAAGTTGGTGATCCAAGAGATGAGCAGACGGTCATTGGGCCGATGGCCAGTCAGAAACAGTTTGACCGGATACAGCATTTCATCAGGCGGGGTATCGACGAGGGCGCGGAACTTTTAGTTGGTGGTCTGGGTAAGCCGGATGGATTACAGAACGGATTTTACGTCAAACCCACTATATTTACAGGTGTAAGTAATGAAATGGCGATTGCGCAGGAAGAAATTTTCGGGCCTGTATTATCCGTTATTACCTACAAAACAGAGGAAGAAGCTGTTGCCATTGCCAACGATACCATATATGGACTGCATGCCTATGTAAGCAGTTCAGACATGGCGCGGGCGCAGCGAGTGGCTGCACAGATCAATGCGGGCAGAGTAGCGATCAACACGATCTATCACGATGCGCTGGCACCATTCGGCGGATTTAAACAATCGGGCTTGGGCAGAGAAGGCGGCTTATATGGCCTCGAAGAACAATTAGAACCAAAAGTAATCATAAGCT
- a CDS encoding O-acetyl-ADP-ribose deacetylase encodes MNKIVNVIKGDITKIEVDAIVNAANSSLLGGGGVDGAIHRAGGPAILEECRMIVARQGGCKTGEAVITTAGNLDAKYVIHTVGPVWNGGQKNEENLLANCYFNSLRQAVDNGCTTIAFPNISTGIYRFPKELAAQISMNAINQFLESNTTIKRIIIVCFDDENFQLLQRLSCQ; translated from the coding sequence ATGAACAAAATAGTAAACGTTATTAAAGGAGATATCACTAAGATCGAAGTCGATGCAATCGTAAACGCTGCAAATAGCTCCTTACTTGGTGGTGGCGGTGTAGATGGTGCCATTCACCGAGCAGGCGGGCCAGCTATTCTGGAAGAATGCCGAATGATAGTAGCTAGACAAGGGGGCTGCAAAACTGGTGAAGCGGTTATCACCACAGCTGGCAATCTAGACGCTAAATATGTCATCCACACGGTCGGCCCAGTTTGGAATGGCGGCCAAAAGAATGAAGAGAACCTCCTAGCAAACTGTTACTTCAACTCTCTTAGACAGGCTGTGGATAATGGCTGTACAACAATTGCTTTTCCGAATATCAGTACAGGTATATACAGGTTCCCTAAGGAATTGGCTGCCCAAATATCGATGAACGCGATAAATCAGTTTCTTGAATCAAATACAACAATCAAACGAATTATAATAGTTTGTTTTGATGATGAAAATTTCCAGCTATTACAACGATTATCTTGCCAATAA
- a CDS encoding glycosyl hydrolase family 28-related protein, with product MTSQFLIKNTMADMRSLSVCEITALQSGCFTGVQLLGYYEKGDTPAPIVYFLSTTLDDDDGGSIIETGGIKLEHEFIDELNVRYFGAKGDGTHDDTSAIQSTIDYAPINSEDSGVISPKGFANGFNIQIPRGRYKVSSTIMLKRGLNIKGASMESTQLLSFTPDSVIKYSDEGRYIQDEIKISDLSIWQDKTVTATNGAAIMLDYGSTTVYSMKLMVDNVYIEGTYDGITAVALVGSSIKNVFVSKCIRHGIYIPMTIGNNSASSTSLTLYNCYTSINGGDGVRIIKGAYISLVGCASDSNVGYGYHLQEGLGHSLYCCGCEENKSGNIFLSACRGVALNVTSLLSIINGEVHGIIVNQSHNITISGYARSGEANTGYAVNIPLNGGIVDLSNLSSEGPWQIKRVNTGVLVRDLKNAFVSKDGLFALNGNTVQPGKLLSIVGFLPDTVKTAVENIASFTKADSVRNVNHFVQSVVSDNNESYPLLVSNYTGVAVKGTSASVQKFASNYIVESNIGGVANANIMIDAQSGTVPAGNWNIYSESQRKSYFKGALVLGASNGSEVMGGNGSPEGVITAKVGSLYINNSATSSSDSIFIKDNGSSNTGWLPFVPMSQAVATDNAAADPGVTYTQSEVQAILTELRDLKTKLRNAGILAS from the coding sequence ATGACAAGTCAATTTTTAATTAAGAACACAATGGCAGATATGCGGAGCCTTTCTGTTTGTGAAATTACGGCATTACAAAGTGGATGTTTTACAGGAGTACAGCTGCTGGGCTATTATGAGAAGGGAGATACCCCAGCGCCTATTGTTTATTTTTTGAGCACTACACTAGATGACGACGATGGCGGGAGTATTATTGAAACCGGAGGTATTAAACTAGAACATGAATTTATAGATGAACTCAATGTCAGATATTTCGGTGCCAAGGGTGACGGCACACACGATGATACCTCAGCTATTCAGAGCACGATTGATTACGCTCCCATAAATAGCGAGGACTCGGGGGTAATAAGCCCAAAAGGATTCGCTAATGGTTTTAATATTCAGATTCCAAGAGGTCGCTATAAGGTTTCGAGCACCATTATGCTTAAACGAGGATTAAATATAAAAGGAGCGTCCATGGAGTCTACGCAACTTTTATCTTTCACTCCAGACTCCGTAATAAAGTACAGCGATGAGGGACGGTACATACAAGATGAGATTAAAATTAGCGATTTATCCATATGGCAGGACAAAACTGTTACTGCCACAAATGGAGCGGCTATTATGCTTGATTATGGTTCGACCACTGTATATAGCATGAAGCTTATGGTTGATAACGTATATATAGAGGGTACTTACGATGGTATTACAGCAGTAGCCCTTGTAGGTTCATCCATCAAGAATGTATTTGTATCAAAATGCATTAGACACGGTATCTATATACCGATGACAATCGGAAATAACTCAGCGAGTAGCACTTCATTGACCTTATACAATTGCTATACCAGTATAAATGGTGGAGATGGAGTTAGAATCATCAAAGGCGCCTATATTTCTCTGGTGGGGTGTGCGTCAGATTCCAATGTAGGCTATGGGTATCACCTTCAAGAAGGCCTCGGACACTCCCTTTATTGTTGTGGTTGTGAAGAGAATAAATCAGGAAATATTTTTCTATCCGCCTGTAGAGGAGTTGCGTTAAATGTGACCTCCCTTTTGTCAATAATTAATGGAGAAGTTCACGGTATCATCGTAAACCAATCACATAATATTACTATCTCCGGTTATGCAAGATCTGGAGAAGCAAACACAGGATATGCCGTAAATATTCCTTTAAATGGTGGTATTGTAGATCTATCAAATCTGAGTAGCGAAGGACCATGGCAGATCAAGCGAGTTAATACTGGTGTACTGGTCCGAGATCTGAAAAATGCTTTTGTAAGTAAGGACGGTCTATTTGCGCTTAATGGCAATACTGTCCAGCCCGGAAAACTCTTGTCAATCGTCGGATTTCTACCAGACACTGTAAAAACTGCCGTTGAGAATATCGCTTCATTCACTAAGGCTGATTCGGTCCGAAATGTGAATCATTTTGTGCAATCAGTTGTTTCAGACAATAATGAGTCCTATCCACTATTGGTCTCCAATTATACGGGTGTTGCAGTAAAAGGCACTTCGGCTAGCGTTCAGAAATTCGCGTCAAATTATATTGTAGAGTCTAATATCGGAGGAGTTGCAAATGCCAACATAATGATCGATGCACAGAGTGGGACGGTTCCAGCCGGAAACTGGAACATATATTCTGAAAGTCAACGCAAGTCCTATTTCAAAGGGGCCTTAGTTTTAGGTGCTAGTAATGGCAGTGAAGTTATGGGAGGAAATGGATCTCCTGAAGGGGTAATTACAGCGAAGGTTGGAAGTCTTTACATCAACAATTCAGCTACTTCTTCGTCAGATAGTATTTTTATAAAAGATAATGGCTCTAGTAATACAGGATGGTTACCGTTCGTTCCAATGAGTCAAGCTGTTGCTACTGATAACGCCGCAGCAGATCCTGGTGTCACTTATACCCAATCAGAGGTGCAGGCAATCTTAACGGAATTGAGAGACCTAAAAACAAAACTCAGAAATGCAGGTATATTAGCCAGTTAG